A section of the Triticum dicoccoides isolate Atlit2015 ecotype Zavitan chromosome 7A, WEW_v2.0, whole genome shotgun sequence genome encodes:
- the LOC119328550 gene encoding AUGMIN subunit 2-like codes for MAAAQKPAKRLGGMAEALAIAGDLGFPAPPAQEDQNTDKSDDLVRVLRELTVVQRNIANLQVELQGRKDDKNIAHLTHVSEMEKKCESLARITAILKDVIQNKDRIIARLQQPYSLDCIPVEAEYQKQFSELLLKAASDYGALTASVGDFQWSQNFRESPAVWGEMLRPIPAALASCTRFFEAMSAMRESFSTLQTLRVGPSPSMTPGGSSDDSKFLTPPQWREGSMLNSWNQVDDVNPESDGLDSVNQRRLSWPSSWTT; via the exons atggcggcggcgcagaagccggcgaagcGGCTCGGTGGCATGGCGGAGGCGCTCGCCATCGCCGGGGACCTCGGCTTCCCGGCCCCTCCCGCGCAG GAAGATCAGAACAccgacaaaagtgatgacctggtGAGGGTATTAAGGGAGCTGACGGTCGTGCAGCGGAACATTGCCAATTTGCAAGTCGAGCTACAAGGCAGAAAG GATGATAAAAACATTGCTCATTTGACTCATGTTAGTGAAATGGAAAAGAAGTGTGAATCGTTGGCCAGAATTACTGCTATTTTGAAAGATGTTATTCAAAACAAG GACCGCATTATTGCCCGTCTGCAGCAACCTTATTCGCTTGATTGCATTCCTGTTGAAGCTGAATACCAG AAACAATTCTCGGAGCTGCTTCTGAAAGCGGCAAGTGACTATGGGGCATTGACAGCATCAGTTGGAGATTTCcagtggagtcaaaacttcagagagtcgCCTGCTGTATGGGGT GAAATGCTACGACCGATACCTGCTGCGCTTGCATCCTGCACCCGGTTCTTCGAGGCCATGTCTGCGATGAGGGAATCCTTTTCTACTCTTCAAACACTACGTGTTGGTCCTTCTCCGTCAATGACCCCAGGTGGCTCCAGTGATGATTCAAAGTTCTTGACGCCACCTCAGTGGAGAGAGGGCTCGATGCTCAATAGCTGGAACCAAGTGGACGACGTAAACCCTGAAAGTGATGGACTCGACAGTGTCAACCAGAGGAGGCTATCATGGCCATCCTCTTGGACGACGTAA